Proteins from a single region of Deferribacterota bacterium:
- a CDS encoding PLDc N-terminal domain-containing protein, with protein MISIQISGFIGFIILILDIWAIVNVIKSKSSVNMTVFWIILILILPLIGLILWLIYGPRAYMNGHNTRRW; from the coding sequence ATGATCAGTATTCAAATAAGCGGATTCATTGGTTTTATTATACTAATCCTAGATATTTGGGCAATTGTTAATGTAATAAAAAGTAAATCTAGTGTGAATATGACTGTTTTTTGGATAATCTTAATCTTGATTTTACCATTAATAGGCTTAATATTATGGTTGATATATGGCCCTAGAGCTTATATGAATGGGCATAATACAAGGAGGTGGTAA